A single region of the Silene latifolia isolate original U9 population chromosome 8, ASM4854445v1, whole genome shotgun sequence genome encodes:
- the LOC141596442 gene encoding nudix hydrolase 26, chloroplastic-like: MRDAWQIPQGGIDEGEDARIAAIRELKEETGVTSVEVLAEVPCWLTYDYPPDVREKLNRRWGTGWKGQTQKWFLLKFLGNDDEINLLGDGKEKPEFDKWEWMSPEQVAELAVDFKRPVYEQVFKAFAPHL; this comes from the exons ATGCGTGACGCTTGGCAAATACCTCAA GGTGGTATCGACGAAGGAGAAGATGCCCGAATTGCGGCTATCAGGGAGCTCAAAGAAGAAACAGGAGTTACATCAGTCGAAGTCCTTGCTGAG GTACCATGTTGGTTGACTTATGATTACCCACCAGACGTTCGGGAGAAACTAAATCGTCGATGGGGAACAGGCTGGAAAGGGCAAACACAAAAGTG GTTTCTTCTGAAGTTCTTGGGAAACGATGACGAGATCAATTTGTTGGGTGACGGTAAAGAGAAACCGGAGTTTGACAAATGGGAATGGATGTCACCTGAGCAAGTAGCAGAGCTT GCAGTTGACTTTAAAAGGCCTGTTTACGAACAGGTTTTCAAAGCCTTTGCTCCGCATCTGTAG